From one Bos indicus isolate NIAB-ARS_2022 breed Sahiwal x Tharparkar chromosome 16, NIAB-ARS_B.indTharparkar_mat_pri_1.0, whole genome shotgun sequence genomic stretch:
- the TAS1R1 gene encoding taste receptor type 1 member 1, which produces MSLWGVRLVGLQLSLSCCWAFSCHNTPSSPDFSLPGDYLLAGMFPLHSALPEARGRPMVTFCDRSNSFNGHGYHLFQAMRFSIEEINNSTALLPNVTLGYELYDVCSDSANMYATLSILSTLGRHYVEIQGDPAHFSPAMVAVIGPDITKHALTTAALLSPFLVPLVSYGASSMVLNARRLYPSFLRTISSDKHQVDILVLLLQRFGWVWISIVGGEGDYGEVGIQELEYQVTRQGICIAFRDIVPFSARPGDERMQSMIRCLVQARTTVVVVYSGRQLARVFFESVVLAKLTAKVWIATEDWAISSHINSVPGIQGIGTVLGVAIPHRHVPGLKEFEEAYVQADKGVLRPCPQGSWCNSNQLCTECWAFTAQAMPTLAEFSMSSAYNAYQAVYAVAHGLHQLLGCSSGACSRGRVYPWQLLEQIRKVKFLLHKDAVTFNDDGNTLSNYDIIAWDWSGPNWNFRVIGSSSPFSVLLDINTTKIRWHGNDNQVPTSVCSKDCPEGHQRVITGFHHCCFECVPCEAGTFLNRSDPYRCRPCGKEEWAPERSQTCFPRTVVFLTWHEPVSLVLLAANTLLLLLVAGTAGLFAWHLDTPVVRSAGGRLCFFMLGSLAGGTWGLYGFFGEPTLPTCLLRQGLFSLGFAIFLSCLTVRSFQLVFIFKFSARLPTFFRAWVQNRGAGLFVMISSTIQLLICLIWLAVWTPLPTREYKHFPQLVVLGCTEANSLGFMLAVTYNGLLSISAFACSYLGKDLPENYNEAKCVTFSLLLNFVSWIAFFTMAIVYQGKYLPAVNALAMLSSLSGGFSGYFLPKCYVILYRPDLNSTEHFQASIQDYTRRCGST; this is translated from the exons ATGTCACTCTGGGGGGTGCGCCTGGTCGGCCTGCAGCTCTCCCTCTCCTGCTGTTGGGCTTTCAGCTGCCACAACACCCCGTCCTCCCCCGACTTCAGCCTCCCTGGGGATTACCTGCTTGCAGGCATGTTCCCTCTCCACAGTGCCCTTCCAGAGGCGAGAGGAAGACCCATGGTGACTTTCTGTGACAG GTCCAACAGCTTCAACGGCCATGGCTATCACCTCTTCCAGGCCATGCGGTTCAGCATCGAGGAGATAAACAACTCCACTGCCCTGCTACCCAATGTCACCCTGGGTTACGAGCTGTACGATGTGTGCTCAGACTCAGCGAACATGTACGCCACGCTAAGCATACTGAGCACATTGGGGAGGCACTATGTGGAGATCCAGGGAGACCCTGCCCACTTTTCCCCTGCGATGGTGGCGGTGATCGGGCCTGACATCACCAAGCACGCTCTTACCACTGCAGCCCTGCTGAGCCCCTTCCTGGTGCCCCTG GTCAGCTACGGAGCCAGCAGCATGGTGCTCAACGCGAGGCGGCTCTACCCCTCTTTTCTGCGCACCATCTCTAGTGATAAGCACCAGGTGGACatcttggtgctgctgctgcagagGTTCGGGTGGGTCTGGATCTCCATCGTGGGTGGCGAAGGTGACTACGGGGAGGTAGGGATACAGGAGCTGGAGTACCAGGTCACCCGGCAGGGCATCTGTATTGCCTTTAGGGACATTGTGCCTTTTTCTGCCCGACCGGGCGATGAGCGGATGCAGAGCATGATACGCTGCCTGGTCCAAGCCAGGACCACCGTTGTAGTGGTTTACTCTGGCAGACAGCTGGCCAGGGTGTTCTTTGAATCCGTGGTGCTGGCCAAACTGACTGCCAAAGTGTGGATCGCCACAGAAGACTGGGCCATCTCTAGTCACATCAACAGTGTGCCTGGGATCCAGGGCATCGGCACAGTGCTGGGCGTGGCCATCCCGCACAGGCATGTCCCTGGCCTGAAGGAGTTTGAAGAGGCCTATGTCCAGGCCGACAAAGGAGTTCTCAGGCCTTGCCCCCAGGGCTCCTGGTGCAACAGCAACCAGCTGTGTACAGAATGCTGGGCTTTCACGGCACAGGCAATGCCCACGCTAGCAGAGTTCTCCATGAGCTCTGCCTACAACGCATACCAGGCTGTCTACGCTGTGGCCCATGGCCTCCACCAGCTCCTGGGCTGCTCCTCTGGAGCTTGTTCGAGGGGCCGGGTCTATCCCTGGCAG CTTCTGGAGCAGATCCGCAAGGTGAAGTTCCTTTTACACAAAGACGCTGTGACATTTAATGACGATGGCAATACCCTCAGCAACTATGACATAATTGCCTGGGACTGGAGTGGCCCCAACTGGAACTTCAGGGTCATCGGCTCCTCCTCTCCATTTTCAGTATTGCTGGACATAAATACGACCAAAATCCGGTGGCATGGAAACGACAACCAG GTGCCTACGTCTGTGTGTTCCAAGGACTGTCCTGAAGGCCACCAGAGAGTGATCACAGGTTTCCACCATTGCTGCTTTGAGTGTGTGCCCTGTGAGGCCGGGACTTTCCTCAATAGGAGTG ATCCCTATAGATGCCGGCCTTGTGGGAAAGAAGAGTGGGCACCTGAGAGAAGCCAGACTTGTTTCCCACGCACTGTGGTGTTTTTGACGTGGCACGAGCCAGTCTCTTTGGTACTGCTGGCAGCtaatacgctgctgctgctgctggtggctgGGACTGCTGGCCTGTTTGCCTGGCACCTAGACACCCCCGTGGTGAGGTCAGCTGGAGGCCGACTGTGCTTCTTCATGCTGGGCTCCTTGGCAGGGGGGACTTGGGGCCTCTATGGCTTCTTTGGGGAGCCCACACTGCCCACGTGCTTACTGCGCCAAGGCCTCTTTTCCCTCGGTTTTGCCATCTTCCTGTCCTGCCTGACGGTCCGCTCCTTCCAACTTGTCTTCATCTTCAAGTTTTCTGCCAGGTTACCCACCTTCTTCCGTGCATGGGTCCAAAACCGTGGTGCTGGCCTGTTTGTGATGATCAGCTCAACAATCCAGCTGCTTATCTGCCTAATTTGGCTTGCAGTGTGGACCCCACTGCCGACCAGGGAATACAAGCACTTCCCTCAACTGGTGGTGCTTGGCTGCACAGAGGCTAACTCACTGGGCTTCATGCTGGCTGTTACCTACAATGGCCTCCTCTCGATCAGCGCCTTTGCCTGCAGCTACCTGGGCAAGGACCTGCCAGAGAACTACAATGAGGCCAAATGTGTCACCTTCAGCCTGCTCCTCAACTTCGTGTCCTGGATCGCCTTCTTCACCATGGCCATTGTCTATCAGGGCAAGTATCTGCCCGCGGTCAACGCGCTGGCCATGCTGAGCAGCTTGAGTGGAGGCTTCAGCGGTTATTTCCTTCCCAAGTGCTACGTGATTCTGTACCGCCCGGACCTCAACAGCACCGAGCACTTCCAGGCCTCCATCCAGGACTACACCAGGCGCTGTGGTTCCACCTGA